In a single window of the Planctomycetia bacterium genome:
- a CDS encoding GNAT family N-acetyltransferase: MSARIRKFEPADHAEWLRMRCALWPECPLEEHHCEMANLMSRLADQVVFVAVRPSGGLGGFVEVSLRSAALGVESGPVGFVEGWFVDPDIRREGIGRRLIEAAEEWARERGCIEMASDTPVDNTASIAAHRAVGYQDTEQLVHFRKALFPRGPNEVADGSGI, translated from the coding sequence ATGAGTGCGCGCATTCGAAAGTTTGAGCCTGCCGATCACGCCGAGTGGCTTCGCATGCGCTGCGCGCTTTGGCCGGAGTGCCCCCTGGAGGAGCATCACTGCGAGATGGCGAACCTGATGAGTCGCCTCGCCGATCAGGTGGTGTTCGTCGCGGTGCGGCCGTCCGGCGGGCTGGGGGGCTTTGTCGAAGTTTCGCTGCGCTCGGCGGCGCTGGGAGTGGAGTCGGGCCCGGTGGGATTTGTGGAGGGGTGGTTTGTTGATCCCGACATCCGCCGCGAGGGCATCGGTCGCAGGCTCATCGAGGCGGCCGAGGAGTGGGCGCGGGAGCGAGGGTGCATTGAGATGGCGTCGGATACGCCGGTGGACAATACGGCGAGCATCGCGGCGCACCGGGCGGTCGGCTATCAGGACACGGAGCAACTGGTTCACTTCCGCAAGGCGCTTTTTCCGCGCGGGCCGAACGAGGTCGCGGACGGCAGCGGTATTTAG
- a CDS encoding FdhF/YdeP family oxidoreductase, producing MGKRQSGGGWQAIGYTLSVARRVGWRRMWRSVRSKNACKTCALGMGGQLGGMRNEAGHWPEICKKSLQAMAADMQDGLRREFFDKYGFDELQMLTSRELEAAGRIVQPLHAGPGEGRYRPIDWDEALARVAEKLKATDPARSFFYMSGRSSNEAAFLLQLFARLYGTNHVNNCSYYCHQASGVALSDCIGSGTATVTLDDLEHADLFFLIGGNPASNHPRLMRTLMNLRRRGGQVVVINPVVEPGLVNFSVPSDVRSLLFGSQIASDYVQPHIGGDIALLTGVAKVVLERGAADRAFIEAATDGAAEWEASVRGASWAEIVGRSGVAREVIERIAERYIQSKATVFGWTMGITHHEHGVQNIHSIVNLALLRGMVGRPHAGLLPIRGHSNVQGVGSMGVTPTLKAAVFDRLQNHFGVMLPTWAGHDTMSCMHAAERDEMDVGVCLGGNLFASNPDSTFARRAMGKLDLVVYLSTTLNLGHVWGLGKETIVLPVLARDEESQPTTQESMFNYVRLSEGGPARHDGPRSDVGIVAALAGAILGDEGPIDWDELQTHRTIREAIGKIVPGFERLSEIDETKREFQIAGRTFHQARFATASGRAKFHVTAMPDATGGDGQLRMMTVRSEGQFNTVVYEEEDIYRGQDRRDVVLMNPGDMERLGLRGDQLVTVRSETGEMAGVRARPFEIRAGNCLMYFPEANVLVPTRSDPRSKTPAFKSVMVRVEAAAGGLVLLGVERAVRKRAGSDLKAC from the coding sequence ATGGGCAAGCGGCAGAGCGGCGGGGGGTGGCAGGCGATCGGCTACACCCTGAGCGTTGCGCGGCGCGTGGGGTGGCGGCGAATGTGGCGGAGCGTGCGCTCGAAGAACGCGTGCAAGACGTGTGCCCTGGGGATGGGCGGGCAGCTCGGGGGCATGCGCAACGAGGCGGGGCACTGGCCGGAGATCTGCAAGAAATCGTTGCAGGCGATGGCCGCGGACATGCAGGACGGGCTGCGGCGCGAATTTTTCGACAAGTACGGATTCGACGAATTGCAAATGCTGACCTCGCGGGAACTGGAGGCGGCCGGGCGCATCGTGCAACCGCTCCACGCCGGGCCGGGCGAGGGACGCTATCGGCCGATCGACTGGGACGAGGCGCTTGCCCGGGTGGCGGAGAAGCTGAAGGCGACCGATCCGGCGCGCAGCTTTTTCTACATGAGCGGGCGATCTTCGAATGAGGCGGCCTTTTTGCTGCAACTGTTTGCCCGACTGTACGGGACGAATCACGTCAATAATTGTTCGTATTACTGCCACCAGGCGAGCGGCGTGGCGCTAAGCGACTGCATCGGCAGCGGGACGGCGACGGTGACGCTCGACGATCTGGAGCATGCCGACCTTTTCTTTTTGATCGGGGGCAATCCGGCGTCGAACCATCCACGGCTGATGCGCACGCTGATGAATCTGCGCCGCCGGGGCGGGCAGGTCGTGGTGATCAATCCGGTGGTGGAGCCGGGACTGGTGAACTTCAGCGTTCCGTCGGACGTGCGGAGCCTCTTGTTCGGATCGCAGATCGCCAGCGACTACGTTCAGCCGCACATCGGCGGCGATATCGCCCTACTGACCGGCGTGGCCAAGGTGGTGCTGGAGCGCGGGGCGGCGGATCGTGCCTTCATCGAGGCGGCGACCGACGGGGCGGCGGAGTGGGAGGCAAGCGTGCGCGGTGCTTCGTGGGCGGAGATCGTCGGCCGATCGGGCGTGGCGCGCGAGGTTATTGAGAGGATCGCCGAACGCTACATTCAATCGAAGGCGACGGTCTTCGGTTGGACCATGGGGATCACGCACCACGAGCACGGCGTGCAGAACATCCATTCAATCGTCAATCTCGCCCTGCTGCGCGGGATGGTCGGCAGGCCGCACGCCGGGCTGCTGCCGATTCGCGGACACAGCAACGTGCAAGGGGTCGGCTCGATGGGGGTCACGCCGACGCTGAAGGCGGCGGTGTTCGATCGATTGCAGAATCATTTCGGTGTTATGCTGCCGACGTGGGCCGGGCACGACACGATGAGCTGCATGCATGCGGCGGAGCGCGACGAGATGGATGTCGGCGTGTGCCTCGGCGGGAATCTGTTCGCGTCGAACCCCGATTCGACATTTGCCCGACGGGCGATGGGGAAGCTGGACCTGGTTGTCTATTTGAGCACGACGCTGAACCTGGGGCACGTTTGGGGGCTGGGTAAGGAGACGATTGTGCTGCCGGTGCTGGCGCGCGACGAGGAGTCGCAGCCGACGACGCAGGAGTCGATGTTCAACTATGTGCGACTGAGCGAGGGGGGGCCGGCGCGGCACGACGGGCCACGGAGTGACGTGGGCATCGTCGCGGCGCTTGCGGGGGCGATTCTCGGCGATGAAGGGCCGATTGACTGGGACGAATTGCAGACGCATCGCACGATCCGCGAGGCGATTGGCAAGATCGTGCCGGGATTCGAGCGACTCTCGGAGATCGACGAGACGAAGCGGGAGTTTCAGATCGCGGGGCGGACGTTTCACCAGGCGCGCTTTGCGACGGCGAGCGGCCGGGCGAAGTTTCACGTGACGGCGATGCCGGACGCGACGGGCGGTGACGGGCAACTACGCATGATGACGGTTCGCTCGGAGGGGCAGTTCAACACGGTGGTCTATGAGGAGGAGGACATCTATCGCGGGCAGGACCGGCGCGACGTGGTTCTGATGAACCCGGGCGATATGGAGCGGCTGGGCCTTCGCGGTGATCAGCTTGTGACGGTGCGCAGCGAGACGGGGGAGATGGCGGGCGTGCGGGCTCGGCCGTTCGAGATTCGCGCGGGGAACTGCCTGATGTACTTCCCGGAGGCGAACGTGCTGGTGCCGACACGGAGCGACCCGCGGTCGAAGACGCCGGCGTTTAAGTCGGTGATGGTGAGGGTTGAGGCGGCGGCGGGCGGGCTTGTGCTGCTTGGCGTGGAGAGGGCCGTGCGCAAGCGAGCGGGCAGTGACCTGAAGGCGTGCTGA
- a CDS encoding 23S rRNA (adenine(2503)-C(2))-methyltransferase RlmN produces the protein MDVLELTFDQLRAARAVSPGKLAELRRAYARLMRGEAEVEGDLTAAVAPVVREQRDGELIKFAQRLPSGLETESVIIPMKGRQRAWRTLCVSSQVGCAMGCTFCETAQLGRLANLSAGEIVGQVVAARRVFDADIRNVVFMGMGEPFDNFENVIQAVRVLTDPMGLSLGKAHVTISTVGRTEGIRRLAALGWRRINLAVSLNAPNDEIRSQIMPINRVEPMAMLRDALVAYPLRTCQFFMMEYVLIPGVNDAAEHARELVEYLRPIKCCLNVIPYNPRRDSPWPAPREEDVVRFIGQVETAGQFVKRRLTKGRDFMAACGQLGNRELKRPRTGEAVSLSIAGAI, from the coding sequence TTGGACGTTCTTGAACTGACATTCGATCAACTCCGCGCGGCGCGAGCCGTGTCGCCTGGGAAGCTTGCGGAGCTGCGCCGCGCGTATGCCCGATTGATGCGCGGGGAGGCGGAGGTTGAGGGCGATTTGACGGCGGCGGTTGCGCCGGTGGTTCGCGAGCAGCGCGACGGCGAGCTGATCAAGTTTGCTCAGCGACTGCCTTCGGGACTGGAGACGGAGAGCGTCATCATTCCGATGAAGGGCCGGCAGCGGGCGTGGCGGACGCTCTGCGTTTCGTCGCAGGTGGGCTGTGCGATGGGCTGCACCTTCTGCGAGACGGCGCAACTTGGGCGGCTGGCGAATCTGTCGGCGGGCGAGATCGTCGGGCAGGTGGTTGCGGCGCGGCGCGTCTTTGACGCCGATATTCGCAATGTCGTCTTCATGGGGATGGGCGAGCCGTTTGATAACTTCGAGAACGTCATTCAGGCGGTTCGCGTGCTGACGGACCCGATGGGGCTTTCGCTGGGCAAGGCGCATGTCACCATCTCGACGGTCGGTCGCACGGAGGGTATTCGCCGGCTCGCCGCATTGGGCTGGCGGCGGATTAATCTTGCGGTGTCGCTGAATGCGCCGAACGATGAGATTCGCTCGCAGATCATGCCGATCAATCGCGTCGAGCCGATGGCGATGCTTCGCGATGCGCTCGTGGCCTATCCGCTGCGAACGTGTCAGTTTTTTATGATGGAGTACGTGCTGATCCCCGGTGTGAACGACGCCGCGGAACACGCGCGGGAGCTTGTTGAATACCTGCGGCCGATCAAGTGCTGTTTAAACGTGATCCCGTATAACCCGCGTCGCGACTCGCCGTGGCCTGCGCCGCGCGAGGAGGACGTCGTCCGGTTTATTGGGCAGGTCGAAACCGCCGGGCAGTTCGTCAAACGGCGGCTGACCAAGGGGCGCGACTTCATGGCGGCCTGCGGGCAACTTGGCAATCGAGAGCTGAAGCGACCACGGACGGGCGAAGCGGTGTCCCTTTCCATCGCCGGTGCGATATGA
- a CDS encoding hydroxyacid dehydrogenase → MKVLIADKFEASGIDGLRAAGCEIISQPGLKGDELKAAIVQSECQALVVRSTKVTADMLDACSQLGLIVRAGAGYNTIDVAAASRNGIYVSNCPGKNAVAVAELTFALILALDRRVADNTADLRAGKWNKKEYSVARGLKGRTLGVVGLGQIGLAVVARALAFEMDVVAWSRSLTDETAGELGITRMDSAAEVAGACDILSIHIAAAADTKGLIGASVLDRLKPGSYVVNTARADVLDYAALAKAIEKNQIRVGLDVFPGEPETATADFQADILKAGGVVYGTHHIGASTDQAQEAIAAETVRIIKTFKETGQVPNCVNIETKSPTCCQLVVRHYDRVGVLASVLDMLRRAEINVGEMSNTIFQGSKAAVAVIRLHQKPQPELLAAIADMKEMIIKVDLKPIV, encoded by the coding sequence ATGAAAGTCCTCATTGCGGATAAGTTTGAAGCCTCGGGGATCGACGGCCTTCGCGCCGCCGGGTGCGAGATCATCAGTCAGCCGGGCCTCAAGGGCGATGAACTGAAGGCCGCGATCGTGCAGAGCGAGTGTCAGGCGCTGGTGGTCCGAAGCACCAAAGTCACCGCCGACATGCTCGACGCCTGCTCGCAGCTCGGATTGATCGTCCGCGCCGGGGCGGGCTACAACACCATCGACGTTGCCGCCGCCTCGCGAAACGGCATCTACGTATCCAACTGTCCCGGAAAGAACGCGGTCGCCGTGGCCGAGCTGACATTCGCACTGATCCTCGCGCTGGACCGCCGCGTCGCGGACAACACCGCCGACCTCCGCGCGGGTAAATGGAACAAGAAGGAATACTCTGTCGCGCGCGGGCTCAAGGGGCGGACGCTCGGCGTTGTCGGGCTGGGGCAGATCGGACTCGCGGTCGTCGCTCGTGCGCTGGCGTTTGAGATGGACGTTGTGGCATGGAGCCGATCGCTGACTGATGAGACCGCCGGCGAACTGGGCATCACGCGCATGGACAGCGCCGCAGAGGTCGCCGGGGCCTGCGACATTCTGAGCATTCACATTGCCGCGGCCGCCGACACGAAGGGCCTCATCGGCGCGAGCGTCCTCGATCGGTTGAAGCCGGGCAGCTATGTCGTCAATACGGCGCGGGCGGATGTGCTCGACTATGCGGCGCTGGCGAAGGCGATTGAAAAGAATCAGATCCGCGTGGGGCTCGATGTGTTCCCCGGCGAGCCGGAGACGGCGACGGCGGACTTTCAGGCGGACATTCTCAAGGCCGGGGGCGTGGTCTATGGAACGCATCACATCGGGGCGTCGACTGACCAGGCCCAGGAGGCCATCGCCGCCGAGACGGTCCGCATCATCAAGACGTTTAAGGAGACGGGGCAGGTTCCCAATTGCGTGAACATCGAAACGAAATCGCCCACGTGCTGCCAACTGGTCGTGCGGCATTACGACCGCGTGGGAGTTCTCGCCTCGGTGCTGGACATGCTTCGCCGGGCGGAGATCAACGTGGGCGAGATGAGCAACACCATCTTCCAGGGCAGCAAGGCGGCGGTCGCGGTTATCAGACTGCACCAGAAGCCGCAACCGGAGCTACTCGCCGCCATCGCCGATATGAAGGAGATGATCATCAAGGTGGACCTCAAACCGATCGTCTAA